A part of Olleya sp. Bg11-27 genomic DNA contains:
- a CDS encoding NAD(P)/FAD-dependent oxidoreductase, with product MEHIVIIGNGISGVTLARHVRKLSDKKITIISAETDYFFSRTALMYVYMGHMKFEHTQPYENWFWEKNRIELKKGYVDTIDTDTKTLVFAEGDQMKYDKLVIATGSKPNKFGWPGQDLIGAQGLYSKQDLDNMEVVAPNNKVCKRAVIVGGGLIGIELAEMLNSREIPVTFLVREDSFWNGVLPKGESRMINRHIKNHHIDLRLSTNLKAINSDENGKVKSVIIEETGEELECNFVGLTAGVSPNISFLKDSKIETKRGVLVNRYLETNIKDVYAIGDCAEQHEGIGNRRPIEAVWYTGRMMGETLAQTICDNPLEYKPGHWFNSAKFLDIEYQTYGWVFGERGQPEYEKHFHWKHDDDTKCITIAYHKDTNAFLGINTFGIRMRHETFDKWLTENRDVDYVINNLKEANFDPEFYKHFEKEILATYNNQLQTV from the coding sequence ATGGAACACATCGTCATTATAGGAAACGGAATTTCTGGAGTTACTCTAGCAAGACACGTCAGAAAATTATCGGACAAAAAAATAACAATTATTTCTGCCGAAACAGATTACTTTTTCTCGCGTACTGCATTGATGTATGTATATATGGGACATATGAAGTTTGAACACACACAACCTTACGAAAATTGGTTTTGGGAGAAAAACAGAATTGAGCTAAAAAAAGGTTACGTTGACACTATTGATACGGATACTAAAACACTAGTTTTTGCAGAAGGTGACCAAATGAAATATGACAAACTTGTGATAGCAACTGGTAGTAAACCTAATAAATTTGGATGGCCAGGACAAGATCTTATAGGTGCACAAGGTTTGTATAGCAAACAGGATTTGGATAACATGGAAGTGGTAGCACCTAACAATAAAGTTTGCAAACGTGCAGTAATTGTTGGTGGTGGTTTAATTGGAATTGAATTAGCAGAAATGCTTAATTCTAGAGAGATCCCTGTTACTTTTTTAGTGAGAGAAGATAGTTTTTGGAATGGCGTATTACCTAAAGGTGAAAGTCGAATGATAAATAGGCATATTAAAAATCACCATATAGATTTACGACTATCCACTAACTTGAAAGCGATCAATTCAGACGAGAACGGAAAAGTTAAATCTGTCATCATCGAAGAAACGGGAGAAGAACTAGAATGCAATTTTGTTGGTTTAACAGCAGGTGTTTCTCCCAATATTTCGTTTTTAAAAGACTCCAAAATAGAAACTAAAAGAGGCGTTTTAGTTAACCGTTACTTAGAAACAAATATTAAAGACGTTTACGCTATTGGCGATTGTGCAGAGCAACATGAAGGCATAGGAAACAGACGACCAATTGAAGCCGTTTGGTACACTGGTCGTATGATGGGAGAAACTTTAGCACAAACTATTTGCGATAATCCATTAGAATACAAACCTGGACATTGGTTTAACAGTGCTAAATTTTTAGATATAGAATACCAAACCTATGGTTGGGTATTTGGAGAACGCGGACAACCAGAATACGAGAAACATTTTCATTGGAAGCATGACGACGACACCAAGTGCATTACCATTGCTTACCACAAAGACACCAATGCTTTTTTAGGGATTAACACTTTTGGGATAAGAATGCGACATGAAACTTTTGACAAATGGCTAACTGAAAATCGAGATGTTGATTACGTAATCAACAATCTGAAAGAAGCCAATTTTGACCCCGAGTTTTACAAACACTTTGAAAAAGAAATTTTAGCCACTTACAACAATCAATTACAAACGGTATAA
- a CDS encoding DUF547 domain-containing protein has product MMKKTLLILLVVCGVVSVQAQSLNDFFTQTDAFLKTHVAKGKVDYEGIKNNTETLNTILTLAKGVSVDKSDAKNYQAFWINAYNLSVIKGIVDNYPIASPLDKAGFFDKTTYSLAGKHVTLNTIENELLRANFKDARFHFVLVCGAIGCPPLIADVYLPKSLEAQLEKQTTLALNGNYFIKVNTKKKTVEGSEILKWYNEDFVQNGLTEIQFINTYRVNKIPKDYKLKYFSYNWKLNKQ; this is encoded by the coding sequence ATGATGAAAAAGACCCTCTTAATATTACTTGTTGTTTGCGGAGTAGTTTCCGTACAAGCGCAATCTCTAAATGATTTTTTTACACAAACCGACGCGTTTTTAAAAACACACGTGGCTAAAGGTAAAGTAGATTATGAGGGCATAAAGAATAACACAGAAACTTTAAACACAATCTTAACACTTGCCAAAGGCGTATCGGTAGATAAGTCAGATGCTAAAAATTATCAAGCGTTTTGGATTAATGCGTATAATTTATCTGTAATTAAAGGTATAGTAGATAATTACCCTATAGCATCACCTTTAGATAAAGCTGGTTTTTTTGATAAAACAACATATAGCTTAGCAGGTAAACATGTCACTTTAAATACTATTGAAAATGAGTTGTTGAGAGCTAATTTTAAAGATGCACGATTTCACTTTGTGCTTGTTTGTGGAGCAATTGGTTGCCCACCTTTAATAGCTGATGTGTATTTGCCAAAATCACTAGAAGCGCAATTAGAAAAACAAACAACGTTAGCTTTAAATGGTAATTATTTTATAAAAGTAAATACTAAAAAGAAAACAGTTGAAGGGTCTGAAATCCTAAAATGGTATAATGAAGATTTTGTACAAAATGGGTTAACCGAAATTCAATTTATTAATACTTATAGAGTCAACAAAATACCAAAGGATTACAAATTAAAATACTTTAGCTATAACTGGAAATTAAATAAACAATAA
- a CDS encoding transporter → MRKLTIVLLALSTTFIGFSQEDQTETTSNIQTYTPSKLLSKGQWDIKFFNNLYTQNESTFSSGTEPRETYFTSTVDVFTGLSDNNRFNVGLLLEFRSNVIGDRDALDVFKFDGESNSARSGFTSFAPAIKFNPFKSVSNFTIQTAFHIPLVDNESENGVFLDQKGFTFQNRFFYDYNFSSKWQLFTELNTEYHFGKKEDSFANNSLSLTPGVFLSYFPSSKFTVLGLVQHSQRIDTGNDFEQDFTAVGGGAKYQLTDVLNIETLYTTFVRGNNTGLGQSFNIGLRALF, encoded by the coding sequence ATGAGAAAACTAACCATAGTATTACTTGCTTTATCAACAACCTTTATAGGTTTTTCACAAGAAGATCAAACCGAAACAACTAGTAATATTCAGACGTATACCCCTTCTAAATTATTGAGTAAAGGACAATGGGATATTAAATTTTTTAATAATTTATATACACAAAACGAGAGTACTTTCTCTTCAGGTACAGAACCAAGAGAAACATATTTTACCTCTACAGTAGATGTTTTTACTGGACTTAGTGATAATAATAGGTTTAACGTTGGATTATTATTAGAGTTTAGATCCAATGTCATTGGAGATAGAGATGCTTTAGATGTGTTTAAATTTGATGGAGAATCAAATAGCGCACGTTCTGGATTTACGTCTTTTGCGCCAGCAATTAAGTTTAACCCTTTTAAAAGTGTTAGTAATTTTACAATTCAAACAGCTTTTCATATTCCTTTAGTTGATAACGAAAGCGAGAATGGTGTGTTTTTAGACCAAAAAGGGTTTACATTTCAAAACCGTTTTTTTTATGATTATAATTTCAGCTCTAAATGGCAGTTATTTACGGAGTTGAATACCGAATATCATTTTGGTAAAAAAGAAGACAGCTTTGCTAATAATAGTTTAAGTCTAACACCTGGTGTGTTTTTAAGTTATTTCCCGAGTTCTAAATTTACTGTTTTAGGATTGGTACAACATTCACAACGTATTGATACGGGTAATGATTTTGAACAAGATTTTACAGCAGTAGGTGGAGGTGCAAAATATCAATTGACTGATGTTTTAAATATAGAGACACTATACACAACCTTTGTAAGAGGTAATAATACGGGTTTAGGACAATCTTTTAATATTGGATTAAGAGCCTTATTTTAG
- a CDS encoding glycoside hydrolase family 113, whose product MRGIQILLLIVLLQSCTAQDNKINGVSFVAHRDSITQKNIDPLVNINANYASIMPFGVIKDLAHPEISYGSERQWFGETKIGGKQYVKALKKDNIKIMLKPQIWVWRGEFTGFITMKSEADWKILETTYSKYILEFAQVAQDSNAEIFCIGTELEKFVEQRPDYWTDLIKKVRAIYKGKLTYAANWNEYLKTPFWEQLDYIGIDAYFPVSDSKTPTIEECLAGWVKHKKNIKAFSEKYGKPILFTEFGYRSIDYAGKAPWTVDRIESKVNLDAQSNTTKALFQTFWKEDWFAGGFVWKWFINHDRVGGIENNRFTPQNKPAEQVIKSQYNIKG is encoded by the coding sequence ATGCGCGGTATACAAATCTTATTATTAATAGTGCTTTTGCAATCTTGTACGGCTCAAGATAATAAAATAAATGGGGTGAGTTTTGTGGCACACAGAGATAGTATTACCCAAAAAAATATTGATCCTTTAGTAAATATTAATGCTAATTATGCTTCAATAATGCCTTTTGGAGTTATTAAAGATTTGGCACATCCAGAAATTAGTTATGGTTCCGAACGTCAGTGGTTTGGAGAAACTAAAATTGGTGGTAAACAATATGTTAAAGCTTTAAAAAAGGATAACATAAAAATTATGCTCAAGCCTCAAATTTGGGTCTGGAGAGGAGAGTTTACCGGTTTTATTACCATGAAATCCGAAGCGGATTGGAAAATACTAGAAACGACATACTCTAAATATATTTTGGAATTTGCACAAGTGGCACAGGATTCTAATGCTGAGATTTTTTGTATTGGAACTGAATTAGAAAAGTTTGTAGAACAAAGACCGGACTATTGGACTGATTTAATTAAAAAGGTTAGAGCCATTTATAAAGGAAAACTGACTTACGCGGCCAATTGGAATGAATATCTAAAAACACCTTTCTGGGAACAATTAGATTATATTGGAATTGATGCTTATTTTCCAGTTAGTGATAGTAAAACACCTACTATTGAGGAATGCCTTGCAGGCTGGGTCAAACATAAAAAAAATATAAAAGCCTTCTCTGAAAAATATGGTAAACCGATACTTTTTACAGAGTTTGGATACAGAAGTATTGATTACGCAGGAAAAGCACCTTGGACTGTAGATAGAATAGAGAGTAAAGTTAATTTAGACGCGCAGAGTAATACAACTAAAGCCCTGTTTCAGACGTTTTGGAAAGAAGATTGGTTTGCAGGAGGTTTTGTTTGGAAATGGTTTATTAATCATGATAGGGTTGGTGGGATAGAAAATAATCGTTTTACACCACAAAATAAGCCTGCAGAACAAGTTATTAAATCACAATACAATATTAAAGGATGA
- a CDS encoding POTRA domain-containing protein gives MRSLLFFLAVLSTLVMQSQNISDVKIQGNKKLKSSFVKKVAKAKSGSVLDSLQLEEDIKLLKRLPSISHAYYQVFPSDNGDYNVFYNIEENFTIIPSFNVYTSNDGEFAYRLGLYEFNLLGQNMVFGGFYQKDIYSSYGINFRAPFLFSREFGLAVNHQDLQTLEPVFFDNTTSDYRYRNKSFEVLGLYQPNFNNRVEFGINSFLEEYEYVSGATSLSVPQNLSVQKLLYKGIYEYNNLDYHYQYVSGFKSQLNVQYVTSTSDALPEFVIGWNDFNFYKRLGQKGNWATRVRVGLSSNDDTPFAPFSVDNNINIRGVGNTIDRGTGAVVLNTEYRHTLYEKNWFVLQGNAFVDAGSWRNPGGDLGDFGQADNLRVFPGLGVRFIHKSIFNAIFRIDYGFGVSEKDGQGLVFGIGQYF, from the coding sequence ATGAGAAGTTTACTATTTTTTTTAGCGGTATTATCAACATTAGTAATGCAATCGCAAAATATTTCAGATGTTAAAATTCAGGGTAATAAAAAACTGAAGTCTAGTTTTGTTAAAAAAGTAGCAAAAGCAAAATCGGGATCCGTTTTGGACTCATTGCAATTGGAGGAAGATATAAAACTGTTAAAGCGTTTACCATCCATCTCACATGCGTATTATCAAGTGTTTCCTTCAGATAATGGTGATTATAATGTGTTTTATAATATTGAAGAAAACTTCACTATAATTCCTTCGTTTAATGTATACACATCTAATGATGGTGAGTTTGCGTATCGCTTAGGTTTGTACGAATTTAATTTATTAGGCCAAAATATGGTTTTTGGTGGCTTTTATCAAAAAGATATTTATAGTTCTTACGGTATTAATTTTAGAGCGCCGTTTTTGTTTAGTCGTGAATTTGGTTTGGCCGTAAATCATCAAGATTTACAAACATTAGAGCCTGTGTTTTTTGATAATACGACTTCAGATTATAGATATAGAAACAAATCATTTGAGGTTTTAGGATTGTATCAACCCAACTTTAATAATCGTGTTGAGTTTGGAATTAATTCTTTTTTAGAAGAATACGAATATGTGTCAGGAGCTACAAGTCTTAGTGTTCCACAAAATTTAAGTGTACAAAAGCTACTTTATAAAGGTATTTATGAATATAATAATTTAGACTATCATTACCAGTACGTTTCTGGATTTAAAAGCCAATTGAATGTTCAATATGTAACTTCAACAAGTGATGCATTACCTGAGTTTGTAATTGGTTGGAACGATTTTAATTTTTATAAGCGTCTCGGTCAAAAAGGGAATTGGGCAACAAGAGTACGCGTAGGGTTATCTAGTAACGATGATACTCCGTTTGCACCATTTTCTGTAGATAACAATATAAATATCAGAGGTGTAGGAAATACTATTGATCGAGGTACAGGAGCAGTGGTATTAAATACGGAATATAGACATACTTTATATGAAAAAAACTGGTTTGTACTTCAAGGAAATGCTTTTGTAGATGCTGGTAGTTGGAGAAACCCAGGTGGTGATTTAGGTGACTTTGGACAAGCTGATAACCTTCGTGTGTTTCCAGGTTTAGGAGTACGATTTATTCATAAATCTATATTTAATGCTATTTTTAGAATTGACTATGGTTTTGGAGTTTCAGAAAAAGACGGTCAAGGTTTAGTTTTTGGTATTGGTCAGTATTTTTAG
- a CDS encoding NUDIX hydrolase: protein MSAIQNIKVAVDAVVFGYSSQKNLSVLLIKRGVAPFKNTWALPGGLVLDNESLESAVQRELKEETGVTIDYLEQLYTYGKPGRDPRNRVVSVSYFALVKPRHFKIQADTDAAEAQWFDCNQLPALAFDHSSILQTAKARLKAKLTYQPIGFDLLEKEFPFSDLEHLYTSILEKNIDRRNFRKKILSFGILEDTNKISQKGSGRPAKLFKFNVKKYNTLLEEGFHFDIKFV, encoded by the coding sequence ATGAGTGCGATTCAAAATATTAAAGTTGCTGTAGATGCTGTTGTTTTTGGGTACTCTTCTCAAAAAAATCTATCAGTTCTTTTAATTAAAAGGGGTGTAGCTCCCTTCAAAAATACTTGGGCTTTGCCAGGAGGTTTGGTTTTGGATAACGAGTCATTAGAGTCTGCAGTTCAAAGAGAACTTAAAGAGGAAACTGGGGTCACTATTGATTATTTAGAACAATTATATACTTACGGTAAACCTGGTCGTGATCCTAGAAATCGTGTGGTTTCTGTATCTTATTTCGCATTAGTCAAACCACGTCATTTTAAAATTCAGGCAGACACAGATGCTGCAGAAGCACAATGGTTTGATTGTAATCAATTGCCGGCGTTAGCATTTGATCATTCAAGTATTTTACAAACGGCGAAAGCCCGTTTAAAAGCTAAATTAACTTATCAACCTATCGGTTTTGATTTGTTAGAAAAGGAATTTCCTTTTTCTGACTTAGAGCATTTATATACTTCAATCTTAGAAAAAAATATAGATAGACGTAATTTTAGAAAGAAAATTTTAAGTTTCGGTATCCTTGAAGACACTAATAAAATAAGTCAGAAAGGAAGCGGAAGACCAGCCAAGTTATTTAAATTTAATGTTAAGAAATATAATACTCTTTTGGAGGAAGGTTTTCACTTTGACATTAAGTTTGTGTAA
- the prs gene encoding ribose-phosphate diphosphokinase, with translation MYLNLDPQFTPFHSEANIAFETFTFSGGEPHIKILSDLSNVSEVTITTRTRSFNDFGLLLLTIDALKRFYIQKINVFIPYFPAARQDRVMVKGEPLSVKVYADLLNSFNLNKVMVYDAHSEVTAAVLDNCESISNHTFIETVLSRINSEVLLISPDGGALKKIYKVSEFLGGIPVIECSKKRNVKNGKLEGFKVYEDDLKGQDCLIVDDICDGGGTFIGLAQELKNKNAGNLYLAVSHGIFNKGFEVLNQHFTKIFTTDSFKTIADGVEQITIKELLK, from the coding sequence ATGTATTTAAATTTAGATCCTCAGTTCACGCCATTTCATTCAGAAGCAAACATAGCGTTTGAAACGTTTACTTTTTCTGGAGGAGAACCACACATTAAAATCTTATCTGATTTATCAAACGTTTCAGAAGTCACTATAACAACTAGAACACGATCGTTTAATGATTTTGGATTGTTGCTATTAACAATAGATGCACTAAAGCGTTTTTATATTCAAAAAATTAATGTCTTTATACCGTACTTTCCTGCAGCAAGACAAGATAGAGTTATGGTAAAAGGCGAGCCGCTTTCGGTTAAGGTGTATGCTGATTTATTAAACAGTTTTAATCTTAATAAAGTGATGGTTTATGATGCGCATTCTGAGGTTACAGCTGCGGTTTTAGATAATTGTGAGTCCATATCCAATCATACATTTATAGAAACGGTCTTGTCAAGAATTAATTCAGAAGTCTTATTAATTTCCCCAGATGGTGGTGCCTTAAAAAAGATTTATAAAGTCTCTGAGTTTTTGGGAGGGATTCCGGTTATTGAATGTTCTAAAAAACGAAACGTAAAAAACGGAAAGTTAGAAGGCTTTAAAGTGTATGAAGATGATTTAAAAGGACAAGATTGTTTAATCGTTGATGATATTTGCGATGGTGGAGGCACATTTATAGGCTTAGCACAAGAGTTGAAAAATAAAAATGCAGGGAATCTTTATTTAGCAGTAAGCCACGGGATTTTTAACAAAGGTTTTGAGGTGTTAAATCAACATTTCACTAAAATTTTTACCACAGATAGTTTTAAAACTATAGCGGATGGTGTGGAGCAGATTACAATTAAAGAGTTATTAAAATGA
- a CDS encoding DUF4291 domain-containing protein, whose protein sequence is MKLKLYKEQLNKWPENGHHIMAQFDEDKIIVYQSYRQEIGDFTAKNQYFGGAFSLNRMTWIKPNFLWTMYRNGWGTKEGQEVVLAIHLKLEAFERYLEKAVYSSFQKEIYSTKEDWQNQVKASSVRLQWDPDHNPYGAKEERRAIQIGLRNDQIERFSKEDVLKIEDISSFVKQQHEVVLKKQLDKLLIPEEYPFFSSNEEVNRKLKLK, encoded by the coding sequence ATGAAATTGAAATTATATAAAGAGCAATTAAACAAATGGCCAGAAAACGGACATCATATAATGGCTCAGTTTGATGAAGATAAAATAATAGTTTATCAATCTTATAGACAAGAAATAGGCGATTTTACAGCAAAAAACCAATATTTTGGAGGTGCCTTTAGTTTAAATCGTATGACCTGGATAAAACCAAATTTTCTGTGGACGATGTATAGAAACGGTTGGGGTACTAAAGAAGGTCAAGAAGTAGTGTTAGCTATTCATCTTAAATTAGAAGCTTTTGAGAGGTATTTAGAGAAAGCCGTCTATTCAAGTTTTCAAAAAGAGATTTATTCAACTAAAGAAGATTGGCAGAATCAAGTAAAAGCATCATCAGTAAGATTACAATGGGATCCAGACCATAATCCTTATGGAGCAAAAGAAGAACGGAGAGCAATCCAGATTGGATTAAGGAATGATCAAATTGAAAGATTCTCTAAAGAGGATGTTTTAAAAATAGAAGATATCTCAAGTTTTGTAAAACAACAACATGAGGTTGTATTAAAGAAACAATTGGATAAGCTTTTAATACCAGAAGAGTATCCTTTTTTTAGTAGTAATGAGGAAGTTAATAGGAAATTGAAGCTGAAATGA
- a CDS encoding ADP-ribosylglycohydrolase family protein, translating to MKTNNIYSALFGLSVGDALGVPVEFKDRSYFKRFPVKDMMEYGVHHQPKGTWSDDSSLTFCLAESLCKTYDINDIGQKFVKWRNEEIWTPHGKVFDIGISTNHAIHSIQKGIKPILAGGTSEMDNGNGSLMRILPLLFYIKDFNIEKRFDIIKDVSSITHAHMRSVLACFIYLEYGRNILNGKDKWKAYTKMQAEVNIFLNTNAVCSQKEMNIFHKILENKIGDYDVQVLYNLKESEIGSSGYVIDSLEASFWCVLNSKSFKETVLKAVNLGRDTDTTGAIAGGLAGLIYGFEAIPKDWINVLSRKEDISELCDKFSKKYKY from the coding sequence ATGAAAACGAACAATATATACTCTGCATTATTTGGATTATCTGTAGGAGATGCTTTAGGAGTCCCAGTTGAGTTTAAAGATAGGAGCTATTTTAAAAGATTTCCAGTAAAAGACATGATGGAGTATGGTGTACACCATCAACCAAAAGGGACATGGAGTGATGATAGTTCGTTAACATTTTGTTTGGCAGAAAGTTTGTGTAAAACATATGATATCAATGATATCGGACAAAAATTTGTAAAATGGAGAAATGAAGAAATTTGGACTCCACATGGAAAAGTTTTTGATATAGGAATTTCTACAAATCATGCTATTCACTCTATTCAAAAAGGAATTAAACCAATTCTAGCAGGAGGAACATCAGAAATGGATAATGGTAATGGTTCTCTAATGCGAATACTTCCTTTGCTTTTTTATATAAAAGACTTTAATATTGAAAAACGATTTGATATTATTAAAGATGTTTCGTCAATTACACATGCACATATGAGATCTGTATTAGCTTGTTTTATTTACTTAGAATATGGACGAAATATTTTAAATGGAAAAGACAAATGGAAAGCTTATACCAAGATGCAAGCTGAAGTGAATATTTTTTTAAATACAAATGCTGTATGTTCTCAAAAAGAGATGAATATTTTTCATAAAATATTAGAAAATAAAATAGGAGATTATGACGTTCAAGTGCTTTATAATTTGAAAGAAAGCGAAATCGGATCAAGTGGTTATGTTATAGATAGTTTAGAGGCAAGTTTTTGGTGTGTTTTAAATTCCAAATCCTTTAAAGAAACTGTTTTAAAAGCTGTTAATTTGGGAAGAGATACAGATACAACTGGCGCAATTGCAGGAGGATTAGCTGGTTTGATCTATGGTTTTGAAGCTATCCCAAAAGATTGGATAAATGTCTTATCTAGAAAAGAAGATATTAGTGAATTGTGTGATAAGTTTTCAAAAAAATATAAATACTAA
- a CDS encoding prolyl hydroxylase family protein: MKRIDLHRDIFIIEDFLTSDECELYINYSSTEGFEEAKIGVQGNQVMNKNVRNNDRLLFFDLDLAKQLWGRVCSYVPKEMGLYKALDLNEMFRVYRYSKGQRFKMHRDGSYERNEKECSFFSFIIYLNDDFEGGETEFRKLFTVSPKKGSALLFYHPHRHEGKEIVSGVKYVLRTDVMYKLES; the protein is encoded by the coding sequence ATGAAAAGAATCGATTTACATAGAGATATATTTATTATTGAAGATTTTTTAACTTCTGACGAGTGTGAATTATATATTAATTACAGTAGTACTGAAGGTTTTGAAGAAGCTAAAATAGGTGTTCAAGGTAATCAAGTGATGAATAAGAATGTTAGAAATAATGATCGGTTATTATTTTTTGATTTGGATTTAGCAAAACAACTTTGGGGACGAGTGTGCTCTTATGTACCTAAAGAAATGGGCCTGTATAAAGCTTTAGACTTGAATGAGATGTTTCGTGTTTATCGCTATAGTAAAGGTCAGCGTTTTAAAATGCATAGAGATGGTAGTTATGAGAGAAATGAAAAAGAGTGTAGTTTCTTTTCATTCATTATTTATTTGAATGACGATTTTGAAGGTGGAGAAACGGAATTTAGAAAATTATTTACAGTCTCACCTAAAAAGGGATCGGCTTTATTATTTTATCATCCACATCGACATGAAGGCAAAGAAATTGTTTCAGGAGTTAAATATGTGTTACGAACGGATGTTATGTATAAATTAGAATCATGA
- a CDS encoding metallophosphoesterase family protein translates to MNKRTLAIGDIHGGLKALEQLIQRIEITEADCFIFLGDYVDGWSDSAQVIQFLIEFSKDHDCIFIKGNHDAWCEQWLEKGIENQPWFVNGGQETIQSYSQFSDEDRAIHLQFFRDMRLYHLNEENQLFLHAGFTSMHGVTKEVHPENLYFDRTLWEMASTMDKRIKKHSELYPNRLKHYTEIFIGHTPTIRYNSDVPMQAINVWNVDTGAAFTGKLSAIDIDSKNVFQSDEVQSLYPKETGRNKSAYEIIENKYPKK, encoded by the coding sequence ATGAATAAAAGAACACTAGCAATAGGAGATATTCACGGAGGATTAAAAGCTTTGGAGCAGTTAATACAACGTATAGAAATAACCGAAGCGGATTGTTTTATTTTTCTTGGTGATTACGTGGATGGTTGGAGTGATTCAGCTCAGGTTATTCAGTTTTTAATCGAATTTTCAAAAGACCATGATTGTATTTTTATAAAAGGAAATCATGATGCTTGGTGCGAACAATGGTTAGAAAAAGGTATCGAAAACCAACCGTGGTTTGTTAATGGAGGACAAGAAACAATTCAAAGTTATTCTCAATTTTCTGACGAGGACCGCGCAATTCATTTACAATTTTTTAGAGATATGAGATTGTATCATCTTAATGAAGAGAATCAATTGTTTTTACATGCGGGCTTTACCTCTATGCATGGTGTAACTAAAGAAGTCCATCCCGAAAACTTGTATTTTGACAGAACACTTTGGGAAATGGCGTCAACAATGGATAAGCGTATTAAAAAGCATTCAGAATTATATCCCAATCGGTTAAAACATTATACAGAGATTTTTATCGGACACACACCAACCATACGCTATAATTCTGATGTGCCAATGCAGGCTATAAATGTTTGGAATGTAGATACAGGTGCTGCTTTTACAGGAAAACTGTCGGCAATAGATATTGACAGTAAGAATGTGTTTCAAAGTGATGAAGTGCAATCTTTGTACCCTAAGGAAACAGGTAGAAACAAGAGCGCCTATGAAATTATAGAAAATAAATACCCTAAAAAATAA